The following coding sequences lie in one Arachis ipaensis cultivar K30076 chromosome B03, Araip1.1, whole genome shotgun sequence genomic window:
- the LOC107629873 gene encoding alpha-1,6-mannosyl-glycoprotein 2-beta-N-acetylglucosaminyltransferase, which yields MAAAYYKKPRLRDVALRRLILVVSVTLCGVLLLVFLFGSNPTSINDVTRDLVENVGDGNDDDSAYRRDLKVAKGFVALPNQNDLSLKLEKLNDLPPRNLDLYPNLAKDRIIVVLYVHNRPQYLKVVVDSLSQVTGINETLLIVSHDGYFEDMNKIIDGIRFCQVKQIFAPYSPHLFSDSFPGVSARDCKDKDVASQKHCEGNPDQYGNHRSPRIVSLKHHWWWMMNTVWDGLRETRKHEGHILFIEEDHFIYPNAYRNLQILTSLKPEKCPDCYAANLAPSDVNSRGEGWASLIAERMGNVGYAFNRTVWKKIHNKAREFCFFDDYNWDITMWATVYPSFGSPVYSLRGSRTSAVHFGRCGLHQGQGEKKACMDNGMVNIHVEDADKVPNIASDWSVHIYKNQPGYKAGFKGWGGWGDDRDRHLCLSFSNMYCSTGTSSPM from the coding sequence ATGGCTGCTGCTTATTATAAGAAACCACGGCTTAGGGATGTGGCTTTGCGCCGTCTCATACTCGTGGTGTCTGTTACTCTCTGTGGGGTTTTGCTGCTTGTAtttctctttggatcaaatccaACATCAATTAATGATGTTACTCGTGATTTGGTAGAAAATGTTGGTGATGGTAATGATGATGATTCTGCTTATCGTCGCGATTTGAAGGTTGCGAAGGGCTTTGTAGCCCTCCCAAATCAGAATGACTTGTCACTTAAATTGGAAAAGCTAAATGATTTGCCACCAAGGAACTTGGATCTTTATCCAAATCTAGCCAAGGACCGAATAATTGTTGTTTTGTATGTTCACAACCGGCCTCAATATCTTAAAGTAGTTGTCGATAGCCTTTCGCAGGTGACGGGCATTAATGAGACCTTGCTAATCGTTAGTCACGATGGTTACTTTGAGGATATGAACAAGATCATTGATGGTATCAGATTTTGCCAAGTTAAGCAGATATTTGCGCCTTACTCGCCTCATTTGTTTTCGGATAGTTTTCCTGGGGTCTCGGCTCGTGACTGCAAGGACAAAGATGTTGCCAGCCAAAAACATTGCGAGGGCAATCCTGATCAGTATGGCAATCACCGCTCGCCGAGGATCGTATCGTTGAAGCATCATTGGTGGTGGATGATGAACACAGTGTGGGATGGATTAAGAGAGACCAGGAAGCATGAGGGTCATATTCTTTTCATCGAGGAAGACCACTTCATATATCCCAATGCATACCGCAATCTGCAGATTCTAACTTCATTGAAGCCTGAAAAATGTCCCGATTGCTATGCTGCAAATTTAGCACCTTCTGATGTGAACTCGCGTGGTGAAGGATGGGCCAGTTTAATTGCAGAGAGAATGGGAAATGTAGGCTATGCTTTTAATCGAACTGTTTGGAAGAAAATACACAACAAGGCCAGAGAATTTTGTTTCTTTGATGATTATAATTGGGATATCACGATGTGGGCAACTGTTTATCCCTCATTTGGTAGTCCTGTTTACTCGTTGCGAGGTTCAAGGACTAGTGCAGTTCACTTTGGGAGATGTGGTTTGCACCAGGGTCAGGGGGAGAAGAAGGCTTGCATGGATAATGGCATGGTGAACATCCATGTAGAAGATGCGGACAAGGTTCCTAATATTGCATCAGACTGGAGCGTCCATATCTATAAAAATCAACCTGGTTACAAGGCTGGCTTTAAAGGTTGGGGAGGCTGGGGTGACGACAGAGATCGACATTTATGTTTGAGCTTTTCCAACATGTATTGTTCCACCGGCACCTCATCTCCTATGTAA